TCGCTGCTGGACGAGCTGCAGATCGGCCACGTGGCCGACCAACTGGGCGCCAGCCTGTCCGGCGGTGAACGCCGGCGCTGCGAAATCGCCCGCGCGCTGGCCGCCCGGCCGCGCCTGATCCTGCTCGATGAGCCCTTCGCCGGCGTGGACCCGATCTCGGTCGGCGAGATCCAGCGCATCGTCACCCACCTCAAGCAGCGTGGCATCGGGGTGCTGATCACCGACCACAATGTGCGGGAAACCTTGGGAATCTGCGACCGCGCGTATATCCTCAACGAAGGCAGCGTACTGGCGCAGGGGGCACCAGAGGCGATTCTGGCCAACGCCGATGTCCGTCGCGTCTACCTTGGGGACACCTTCAAGCTCTGACGCCCGGCCGCTGCGGCGCCTTCCCTTCGTTCGGCACAGGCATGAAAGCACGGCTGCAGACATCGCTGGGACAACAACTGGTCATGACGCCGCAGCTGCGTCAGGCGATCAAGCTGTTGCAGATGTCCAGCGCCGAGCTGGAGCTGGAAATCGCCGAGGCGGTGGAAACCAACCCCCTGCTGGACTGGGCCGAGAACGCCGAGCCCGCCCTGGAAGTGGCGCCCAGCGACGACGAGCGCCCGCCCACTCCCACCGACACCCACAGCGACGGCGAGCACCAGGCCTCGGCCAGTGAAGACTGGGCCCCGGGGGAAGGCGACTGGAGCAGCGGCAACAGCGGCGGCTCGTTCGACGATGACGACAACGGCAGCGCCGCCGAGCGCGTGGCCGACACCGACAGCCTGGTCGACCACCTGCTCTGGCAGCTGCACCTGTCGCACCTGTCCACGCGCGATCGCAGCATCGGCGCCGCACTCATCGACGCGTTCGAGGACGACGGTTACCTGCGCGAGCCTCTGTCGGCCATCGCAGAGACCCTGCTGCCGGCCATTCATGCCAATGACGCCGAGATCCTCACGGTGCTGCACCAGATCCAGCGCTTCGACCCGATCGGGGTCGGCGCGCGCACCCTGGGCGAATGCCTG
This is a stretch of genomic DNA from Stenotrophomonas rhizophila. It encodes these proteins:
- the lptB gene encoding LPS export ABC transporter ATP-binding protein; this translates as MLVAKGLRKRYKQREVVKDFGLTLEAGEVVGLLGPNGAGKTTCFYMIVGLVETDAGSIVLDGKDITGDPMYTRAKQGVGYLPQEPSVFRKLTVADNIRLVLELREDLDKAGREAELNSLLDELQIGHVADQLGASLSGGERRRCEIARALAARPRLILLDEPFAGVDPISVGEIQRIVTHLKQRGIGVLITDHNVRETLGICDRAYILNEGSVLAQGAPEAILANADVRRVYLGDTFKL